A DNA window from Helianthus annuus cultivar XRQ/B chromosome 15, HanXRQr2.0-SUNRISE, whole genome shotgun sequence contains the following coding sequences:
- the LOC110910550 gene encoding filament-like plant protein 3, with protein MDRRSWLWRRKSSEKSPGETESSGGSMSSHSERFSDDQLYSNQSFQSPEVTSKAELQPEELEGSVKTLSQKLSEALLNISIKEDLVKQHSKVAEEAVEGWEKAESEVLALRQQVEVLTLRNSTLEDRVSHLDGALKECLRQLRATREEYDEKMEEAIEKKKSEWQTTKADLENQLSDLRSQLQSAKKTEPSLTSVEKSEKEISALKLELASMAEELELRYIERELSNQAAEQASKLHLESAKKATKFEAECRRLNAALRKALATNGQKSSSIVESDDLKETNEFESNRTKPAKGINLMDDFLEMERLVALPKSDPSDSLQSLQNRLSEVEEVLKRVEKEKQNVEISLSERENELKTSRNELKVAKSKLVKLEALLINANDARETTEKELVSVNGIVNVLQERVKRSDLEVAELKRQLDIKRREAESRLEDAYTKKMEAESRVATLEAELESLTPKADSLETEVGKERDRCRELEGELESLNTKVDALETEVGKERALSGKMGDRCRELEGELESLNLKVDSLETETKKERAVSGKMGDRCRELERELESLVSKVDSLETEVEKERALSKKMGVKCRELEGEISRLQRENQYPKPAIRNPESTIKQDTELALAGSKYADCQKTIASLSRQLKTLATLEDFLIDTNEFSRRI; from the exons ATGGATCGCCGGAGTTGGCTGTGGCGGAGGAAGTCGTCGGAGAAAAGCCCTGGCGAAACAGAAAGCTCGGGCGGATCCATGTCTTCTCATTCTGAGAGATTCTCTGATGATCAG CTATATTCGAATCAAAGTTTTCAATCACCCGAAGTCACATCAAAGGCTGAACTACAACCAGAAGAACTCGAGGGTAGCGTAAAGACTCTATCGCAGAAACTATCCGAGGCTCTTCTGAATATTAGCATTAAAGAAGACTTGGTAAAGCAACACTCGAAAGTAGCAGAAGAAGCGGTCGAAG GATGGGAGAAAGCAGAAAGCGAAGTGTTAGCTTTGCGGCAGCAAGTCGAGGTTTTAACCCTTCGAAACTCAACCCTCGAAGATCGCGTATCTCATCTCGACGGGGCCCTCAAAGAGTGTTTACGACAGCTTCGGGCAACACGAGAAGAATACGACGAGAAAATGGAAGAAGCTATCGAAAAGAAAAAATCCGAATGGCAGACAACAAAAGCCGATCTTGAAAACCAGCTCTCTGACCTCCGTTCGCAACTTCAATCCGCCAAAAAAACTGAACCTTCTTTGACCTCCGTTGAAAAGTCAGAGAAAGAAATCTCCGCTCTAAAGCTCGAGCTTGCTTCAATGGCTGAAGAGCTAGAGTTACGGTATATAGAACGGGAGTTGAGCAACCAGGCTGCCGAACAGGCTAGCAAGCTGCATTTAGAAAGTGCGAAGAAAGCAACGAAATTTGAAGCCGAGTGTCGTCGGTTAAACGCAGCCCTTAGAAAAGCACTAGCTACTAACGGTCAAAAATCGTCGTCGATTGTTGAAAGTGATGATCTGAAGGAAACAAATGAGTTTGAAAGTAACCGAACGAAACCCGCAAAGGGGATCAATCTCATGGATGACTTCCTCGAAATGGAAAGACTCGTGGCATTACCGAAAAGTGATCCAAGTGATTCCTTACAATCCTTACAAAACCGATTGTCTGAAGTCGAAGAGGTTTTGAAAAGGGTAGAGAAGGAAAAACAGAACGTGGAGATCTCGTTGAGTGAGCGTGAAAACGAGCTTAAAACGTCAAGAAACGAGCTCAAAGTTGCTAAGTCAAAGTTAGTCAAGTTAGAAGCTTTGTTGATCAACGCAAATGATGCAAGAGAAACAACCGAGAAAGAACTTGTATCGGTGAACGGGATAGTCAACGTGCTACAAGAAAGGGTAAAACGATCTGATCTTGAGGTGGCGGAGTTGAAAAGACAACTAGATATCAAGCGAAGAGAAGCGGAATCTCGACTTGAAGATGCCTACACTAAGAAAATGGAGGCGGAGTCACGCGTGGCAACACTAGAAGCCGAGTTGGAATCGTTGACTCCGAAAGCTGACTCCTTAGAAACAGAAGTCGGAAAGGAGCGTGACAGGTGTCGGGAATTAGAAGGTGAGCTGGAATCGTTAAATACGAAAGTTGATGCCTTGGAAACAGAGGTCGGAAAGGAGCGTGCTTTATCGGGAAAGATGGGAGACAGATGTCGGGAATTAGAAGGTGAGTTGGAATCGTTGAATCTGAAAGTCGATTCTTTAGAAACCGAGACAAAAAAAGAGCGTGCTGTATCGGGAAAGATGGGAGACAGATGTCGGGAATTAGAACGTGAATTGGAATCCCTGGTTTCGAAAGTTGATTCTCTAGAAACGGAGGTTGAGAAGGAGCGCGCGTTATCGAAGAAGATGGGAGTTAAATGTCGGGAATTAGAAGGCGAGATTTCACGATTACAACGTGAAAATCAGTACCCGAAACCCGCCATCCGAAATCCAGAGAGCACGATAAAACAG GATACTGAACTAGCATTGGCTGGTAGTAAATATGCGGATTGCCAGAAGACAATCGCTTCTCTTAGTCGTCAACTAAAAACGCTTGCAACGCTTGAAGACTTCTTGATTGACACGAACGAGTTCAGCAGACGTATTTGA